A stretch of Arachis hypogaea cultivar Tifrunner chromosome 15, arahy.Tifrunner.gnm2.J5K5, whole genome shotgun sequence DNA encodes these proteins:
- the LOC112749243 gene encoding serpin-ZX-like — protein sequence MMPRNTLNYAPYAAAAAAITTNAAPVINPEFRLAYHVLLSKKTGGYKNVVFSPLCIKLLLSIAAAGSNGPVCDQLLSFLRSESINDLNSVAAQLLSSVLVDRSSSGGPHLSFANGVWVHKTLSLKPYVSQVLENTYKSTFASLDFTNTGEVAKEINSWAERETKGVIKNLIDPGSIQSTDLIMANALYFKGLWKNSGIFRETGTQDGDFHLLDGGGSVKVPFMDGSHRQYAIAHHYQDFKVLSLDYKEASSEDVPRRRYTMHIFLPDEINGLPALVEKVCSDSVSLASMLPVSYIDLGILKIPKFKLSFKVEASAMLKEMGLVLPFMKEALITEMVEERAVYISGIIQKCIIEVNEEGTKAAAATAIMYSPGSPAGIINTPPPFNFIADHPFLFLIREKYSGTVLFIGQVLNPLDE from the exons ATGATGCCAAGGAACACACTGAACTATGCCCCctacgccgccgccgccgccgccatcACCACCAATGCCGCTCCGGTGATCAATCCAGAATTCAGGCTTGCATATCACGTACTACTCTCCAAAAAAACCGGCGGTTACAAGAACGTTGTCTTTTCGCCTTTGTGCATCAAACTCCTTCTTAGCATTGCCGCCGCCGGGTCCAACGGCCCGGTTTGTGACCAACTCCTCTCGTTCCTCCGATCAGAATCCATCAACGATCTCAACTCCGTCGCAGCTCAGCTCTTGTCCTCCGTTCTTGTCGACCGTTCTTCGAGCGGCGGGCCTCACCTCTCTTTCGCGAATGGTGTTTGGGTTCACAAAACCCTATCTCTGAAGCCTTACGTCTCACAAGTTTTGGAGAATACTTACAAGTCCACTTTCGCTTCACTTGATTTCACAAACACG GGTGAAGTAGCGAAGGAGATTAACTCATGGGCTGAAAGGGAGACCAAAGGCGTTATTAAGAACTTGATTGATCCTGGTTCAATCCAATCGACGGATTTGATCATGGCTAACGCACTCTACTTCAAAGGATTATGGAAAAACAGTGGCATCTTCAGAGAAACAGGTACACAGGATGGCGACTTTCACCTCTTAGATGGGGGTGGCTCAGTGAAGGTTCCCTTCATGGATGGAAGTCACCGCCAATACGCCATTGCTCATCATTATCAAGATTTCAAGGTCCTCAGTCTTGATTACAAGGAAGCCAGCAGCGAAGATGTCCCCAGAAGGAGGTACACTATGCATATTTTTCTTCCCGATGAAATCAACGGCTTGCCGGCTTTGGTTGAAAAG gtGTGTTCTGATTCTGTATCTCTTGCAAGCATGCTCCCGGTCAGTTATATAGATTTAGGTATATTAAAGATCCCAAAATTTAAGCTATCTTTCAAGGTTGAGGCTTCGGCAATGTTAAAGGAGATGGGTTTGGTGTTACCATTCATGAAAGAAGCTTTAATCACTGAAATGGTGGAAGAGAGAGCTGTGTATATTTCCGGAATTATCCAGAAATGCATCATTGAAGTGAACGAAGAAGGGACCAAAGCTGCTGCAGCTACAGCGATAATGTATTCTCCGGGTTCTCCAGCAGGAATAATAAATACGCCTCCTCCTTTTAACTTTATTGCAGACCATCCATTCTTGTTTCTCATCAGAGAAAAGTATAGTGGAACTGTTCTCTTTATTGGTCAAGTGCTCAATCCTCTTGATGAATGA